One region of Vespula vulgaris chromosome 9, iyVesVulg1.1, whole genome shotgun sequence genomic DNA includes:
- the LOC127066319 gene encoding LOW QUALITY PROTEIN: RNA-binding protein lark (The sequence of the model RefSeq protein was modified relative to this genomic sequence to represent the inferred CDS: inserted 2 bases in 1 codon): MPGFSSVGTFKIFIGNLADKTSNADIKPLFEKYGKVVECDVVKNYGFVHMENEEAGRNAIQNLNGHIVHGQPIKCEAAKSRKGPNTPTTKIFVGNLTDNTKAPQVRELFAKYGTVVECDIVRNYGFVHLEATGDVNDAIKELNGQIVDGQPMKVQISTSRVRQRPGMGDPEQCYRCGRGGHWSKECPKGGMGGGPDRNGFRDRMFGRDPYPPPPPPPFLRDRLMGGGRFGDYESYYDRRGFDDTRDLYERRFTGMTGPCDMGTSMCGLDFPPMTMPPLPPRRDPMPPMPPLGMGSMRDTGFSRGNDYGMFSRRSPPPSGNNGRFSRGMYEDXSRDSFEERRPGLRGPSPSRRFAPY; the protein is encoded by the exons ATGCCGGGTTTTAGCAGCGTTGGTACATTCAAAATTTTCATCGGTAACTTGGCTGATAAAACATCGAATGCTGATATCAAGCCGCTTTTTGAGAAATATGGAAAGGTCGTAGAGTGTGACGTTGTTAAGAATTATGGATTTGTG CATATGGAAAATGAAGAAGCAGGAAGAAACGCAATACAAAATTTGAATGGACATATAGTTCATGGTCAGCCTATAAAATGCGAAGCTGCTAAGAGTCGTAAAGGACCCAACACTCCTACGACCAAAATCTTTGTTGGCAATCTCACAGATAACACGAAAGCACCTCAAGTGCGCGAGTTGTTTGCCAAATATGGCACTGTCGTAGAATGCGACATAGTGAGAAATTATGGATTCGTCCATCTAGAAGCCACAGGTGACGTGAATGACGCCATTAAGGAGCTTAATGGGCAAATCGTGGACGGTCAACCTATGAAGGTTCAAATTTCCACCAGCAGAGTACGACAAAGGCCAGGAATGGGAGATCCAGAACAATGCTACCGATGCGGACGCGGAGGCCATTGGTCCAAGGAATGTCCAAAAGGAGGAATGGGAGGAGGACCGGACAGGAACGGATTCAGGGACCGAATGTTTGGACGTGACCCGTATCCTccaccgccgccaccacctTTCCTTCGGGACCGGCTAATGGGTGGTGGCCGCTTTGGA GACTACGAAAGCTACTATGACAGGAGGGGCTTCGACGACACCAGGGATCTCTACGAGAGGCGGTTTACGGGTATGACAGGGCCCTGTGACATGGGAACTTCCATGTGCGGGCTAGACTTTCCACCAATGACAATGCCACCTCTACCTCCAAGACGAGACCCAATGCCTCCTATGCCTCCTCTAGGTATGGGATCCATGCGCGACACTGGCTTCTCCCGAGGCAACGATTATGGCATGTTCAGCCGACGATCACCCCCTCCGAGTGGCAACAACGGCCGGTTCAG
- the LOC127066067 gene encoding bone morphogenetic protein receptor type-1B isoform X3: protein MLGITCYCEGHCPDDRQNGTCEGRPGGHCFSAVEEVWDAELGEYVPEWSFGCLPPDEQGFLQCKGYLVPHLQGKNIICCNKTALCNKELFPEYKPRPTAAPDPIAIASGAPLIILAASLSVCLTVILIAMVIIYHRYRRKERGPCLVPSQGTLRDFIDQSSGSGSGLPLLVQRTIAKQLALSQCVGKGRYGEVWLARWRGEKVAVKVFFTLEEASWFRETEIYQTVLMRHDNILGFIAADIKGTGSWTQMLLITDYHERGSLHDYLQTTVLDHAGLLAICLSIASGIAHLHTEIFGTRGKPAIAHRDIKSRNILVKRNGECAIADFGLAVRFISESGEIDIAPNTRVGTRRYMAPEVLDESLNTSSFDAFKMADMYSVGLVLWEACRRCVTGGKNSIVEPYALPYHDVVPNDPDFEDMRLAVCVKRLRPVIPARWDNDPILFALSKLMAECWHANPAVRLTALRVKKTMSKLHIDNAIKIV, encoded by the exons A tgCTGGGAATTACTTGCTACTGTGAAGGACACTGCCCGGACGACCGACAAAACGGTACTTGCGAAGGAAGACCCGGTGGACATTGTTTTAGCGCTGTAGAGGAAGTGTGGGATGCGGAACTCGGAGAATATGTTCCAGAATGGTCCTTTGGATGTTTGCCACCGGACGAGCAGGGTTTCCTGCAATGCAAGGGCTACCTCGTTCCACATCTACAAGGAAAAAACATAATTTGTTGCAACAAGACAGCTCTGTGTAACAAGGAGTTATTTCCAGAGTACAAGCCTCGTCCCACCGCAGCACCAGATCCTATAGCTATTGCTTCTGGAGCACCGCTCATCATACTAGCTGCTTCATTATCTGTGTGTTTAACCGTTATTTTGATAGCAATGGTGATCATATATCATAGgtacagaagaaaagaaagaggccCATGCTTAGTACCTTCTCAAGGAACGCTTAGAGATTTTATAGATCAGAGTAGTGGATCAGGTTCTGGACTACCTCTTTTAGTACAAAGAACTATAGCTAAACAATTGGCTTTATCGCAGTGCGTGGGAAAAGGTAGATACGGTGAAGTATGGCTTGCACGatggagaggagaaaaagtgGCAGTGAAGGTCTTCTTTACTTTGGAAGAAGCATCTTGGTTTCGTGAAACTGAAATCTATCAAACTGTTCTAATGAGGCACGATAATATCTTAGGCTTCATTGCCGCCGACATTAAAGGAACAGGATCTTGGACtcaaatgttattaattacgGACTATCATGAAAGAGGTTCTTTACATGATTATTTACAAACCACCGTACTAGACCATGCAGGCCTATTGGCTATCTGTCTTTCCATTGCATCGGGTATTGCTCATCTGCATACAGAAATTTTTGGAACTCGTGGAAAACCAGCGATAGCTCATAGAGATATTAAAAGCAGAAATATTTTAGTTAAAAGGAATGGTGAATGTGCAATTGCTGACTTTGGCTTAGCTGTACGTTTTATAAG TGAAAGCGGAGAAATCGATATTGCGCCTAATACGCGAGTAGGAACCAGAAGGTACATGGCTCCAGAAGTGTTGGATGAAAGTTTGAACACATCGTCGTTTGATGCTTTCAAAATGGCAGACATGTACTCTGTAGGATTAGTTTTGTGGGAAGCATGTAGACGTTGTGTAACAGGTGGTAAGAATTCCATTGTGGAACCATATGCCTTGCCTTATCACGACGTTGTCCCAAATGATCCAGATTTTGAAGACATGCGATTAGCTGTATGTGTAAAACGTTTGCGTCCTGTTATTCCAGCGAGATGGGATAACGATCCA attcTGTTTGCGTTGAGTAAATTAATGGCAGAGTGTTGGCATGCGAACCCTGCTGTGCGTTTAACAGCACTTCGCGTTAAAAAGACAATGTCAAAATTACATATTGACAATGCCATTAAGATCGTGTAG
- the LOC127066067 gene encoding bone morphogenetic protein receptor type-1B isoform X2: MQRDCARERLVSVRLLPHILLGITCYCEGHCPDDRQNGTCEGRPGGHCFSAVEEVWDAELGEYVPEWSFGCLPPDEQGFLQCKGYLVPHLQGKNIICCNKTALCNKELFPEYKPRPTAAPDPIAIASGAPLIILAASLSVCLTVILIAMVIIYHRYRRKERGPCLVPSQGTLRDFIDQSSGSGSGLPLLVQRTIAKQLALSQCVGKGRYGEVWLARWRGEKVAVKVFFTLEEASWFRETEIYQTVLMRHDNILGFIAADIKGTGSWTQMLLITDYHERGSLHDYLQTTVLDHAGLLAICLSIASGIAHLHTEIFGTRGKPAIAHRDIKSRNILVKRNGECAIADFGLAVRFISESGEIDIAPNTRVGTRRYMAPEVLDESLNTSSFDAFKMADMYSVGLVLWEACRRCVTGGKNSIVEPYALPYHDVVPNDPDFEDMRLAVCVKRLRPVIPARWDNDPILFALSKLMAECWHANPAVRLTALRVKKTMSKLHIDNAIKIV, encoded by the exons ATGCAGAGGGACTGTGCGCGAGAACGATTGGTGTCCGTTCGCCTTCTGCCACACATAT tgCTGGGAATTACTTGCTACTGTGAAGGACACTGCCCGGACGACCGACAAAACGGTACTTGCGAAGGAAGACCCGGTGGACATTGTTTTAGCGCTGTAGAGGAAGTGTGGGATGCGGAACTCGGAGAATATGTTCCAGAATGGTCCTTTGGATGTTTGCCACCGGACGAGCAGGGTTTCCTGCAATGCAAGGGCTACCTCGTTCCACATCTACAAGGAAAAAACATAATTTGTTGCAACAAGACAGCTCTGTGTAACAAGGAGTTATTTCCAGAGTACAAGCCTCGTCCCACCGCAGCACCAGATCCTATAGCTATTGCTTCTGGAGCACCGCTCATCATACTAGCTGCTTCATTATCTGTGTGTTTAACCGTTATTTTGATAGCAATGGTGATCATATATCATAGgtacagaagaaaagaaagaggccCATGCTTAGTACCTTCTCAAGGAACGCTTAGAGATTTTATAGATCAGAGTAGTGGATCAGGTTCTGGACTACCTCTTTTAGTACAAAGAACTATAGCTAAACAATTGGCTTTATCGCAGTGCGTGGGAAAAGGTAGATACGGTGAAGTATGGCTTGCACGatggagaggagaaaaagtgGCAGTGAAGGTCTTCTTTACTTTGGAAGAAGCATCTTGGTTTCGTGAAACTGAAATCTATCAAACTGTTCTAATGAGGCACGATAATATCTTAGGCTTCATTGCCGCCGACATTAAAGGAACAGGATCTTGGACtcaaatgttattaattacgGACTATCATGAAAGAGGTTCTTTACATGATTATTTACAAACCACCGTACTAGACCATGCAGGCCTATTGGCTATCTGTCTTTCCATTGCATCGGGTATTGCTCATCTGCATACAGAAATTTTTGGAACTCGTGGAAAACCAGCGATAGCTCATAGAGATATTAAAAGCAGAAATATTTTAGTTAAAAGGAATGGTGAATGTGCAATTGCTGACTTTGGCTTAGCTGTACGTTTTATAAG TGAAAGCGGAGAAATCGATATTGCGCCTAATACGCGAGTAGGAACCAGAAGGTACATGGCTCCAGAAGTGTTGGATGAAAGTTTGAACACATCGTCGTTTGATGCTTTCAAAATGGCAGACATGTACTCTGTAGGATTAGTTTTGTGGGAAGCATGTAGACGTTGTGTAACAGGTGGTAAGAATTCCATTGTGGAACCATATGCCTTGCCTTATCACGACGTTGTCCCAAATGATCCAGATTTTGAAGACATGCGATTAGCTGTATGTGTAAAACGTTTGCGTCCTGTTATTCCAGCGAGATGGGATAACGATCCA attcTGTTTGCGTTGAGTAAATTAATGGCAGAGTGTTGGCATGCGAACCCTGCTGTGCGTTTAACAGCACTTCGCGTTAAAAAGACAATGTCAAAATTACATATTGACAATGCCATTAAGATCGTGTAG
- the LOC127066067 gene encoding bone morphogenetic protein receptor type-1B isoform X1: MAELSATPGRRGCKYGLWLGLGVFVARFLGVLGITCYCEGHCPDDRQNGTCEGRPGGHCFSAVEEVWDAELGEYVPEWSFGCLPPDEQGFLQCKGYLVPHLQGKNIICCNKTALCNKELFPEYKPRPTAAPDPIAIASGAPLIILAASLSVCLTVILIAMVIIYHRYRRKERGPCLVPSQGTLRDFIDQSSGSGSGLPLLVQRTIAKQLALSQCVGKGRYGEVWLARWRGEKVAVKVFFTLEEASWFRETEIYQTVLMRHDNILGFIAADIKGTGSWTQMLLITDYHERGSLHDYLQTTVLDHAGLLAICLSIASGIAHLHTEIFGTRGKPAIAHRDIKSRNILVKRNGECAIADFGLAVRFISESGEIDIAPNTRVGTRRYMAPEVLDESLNTSSFDAFKMADMYSVGLVLWEACRRCVTGGKNSIVEPYALPYHDVVPNDPDFEDMRLAVCVKRLRPVIPARWDNDPILFALSKLMAECWHANPAVRLTALRVKKTMSKLHIDNAIKIV, from the exons ATGGCTGAGCTCTCCGCTACCCCGGGTCGGCGCGGATGTAAATACGGCCTGTGGCTCGGCCTGGGAGTGTTTGTCGCGAGATTTCTCGGTG tgCTGGGAATTACTTGCTACTGTGAAGGACACTGCCCGGACGACCGACAAAACGGTACTTGCGAAGGAAGACCCGGTGGACATTGTTTTAGCGCTGTAGAGGAAGTGTGGGATGCGGAACTCGGAGAATATGTTCCAGAATGGTCCTTTGGATGTTTGCCACCGGACGAGCAGGGTTTCCTGCAATGCAAGGGCTACCTCGTTCCACATCTACAAGGAAAAAACATAATTTGTTGCAACAAGACAGCTCTGTGTAACAAGGAGTTATTTCCAGAGTACAAGCCTCGTCCCACCGCAGCACCAGATCCTATAGCTATTGCTTCTGGAGCACCGCTCATCATACTAGCTGCTTCATTATCTGTGTGTTTAACCGTTATTTTGATAGCAATGGTGATCATATATCATAGgtacagaagaaaagaaagaggccCATGCTTAGTACCTTCTCAAGGAACGCTTAGAGATTTTATAGATCAGAGTAGTGGATCAGGTTCTGGACTACCTCTTTTAGTACAAAGAACTATAGCTAAACAATTGGCTTTATCGCAGTGCGTGGGAAAAGGTAGATACGGTGAAGTATGGCTTGCACGatggagaggagaaaaagtgGCAGTGAAGGTCTTCTTTACTTTGGAAGAAGCATCTTGGTTTCGTGAAACTGAAATCTATCAAACTGTTCTAATGAGGCACGATAATATCTTAGGCTTCATTGCCGCCGACATTAAAGGAACAGGATCTTGGACtcaaatgttattaattacgGACTATCATGAAAGAGGTTCTTTACATGATTATTTACAAACCACCGTACTAGACCATGCAGGCCTATTGGCTATCTGTCTTTCCATTGCATCGGGTATTGCTCATCTGCATACAGAAATTTTTGGAACTCGTGGAAAACCAGCGATAGCTCATAGAGATATTAAAAGCAGAAATATTTTAGTTAAAAGGAATGGTGAATGTGCAATTGCTGACTTTGGCTTAGCTGTACGTTTTATAAG TGAAAGCGGAGAAATCGATATTGCGCCTAATACGCGAGTAGGAACCAGAAGGTACATGGCTCCAGAAGTGTTGGATGAAAGTTTGAACACATCGTCGTTTGATGCTTTCAAAATGGCAGACATGTACTCTGTAGGATTAGTTTTGTGGGAAGCATGTAGACGTTGTGTAACAGGTGGTAAGAATTCCATTGTGGAACCATATGCCTTGCCTTATCACGACGTTGTCCCAAATGATCCAGATTTTGAAGACATGCGATTAGCTGTATGTGTAAAACGTTTGCGTCCTGTTATTCCAGCGAGATGGGATAACGATCCA attcTGTTTGCGTTGAGTAAATTAATGGCAGAGTGTTGGCATGCGAACCCTGCTGTGCGTTTAACAGCACTTCGCGTTAAAAAGACAATGTCAAAATTACATATTGACAATGCCATTAAGATCGTGTAG
- the LOC127066321 gene encoding 60S ribosomal protein L34-like — translation MVQRLTYRRRLSYNTKSNRRRVVRTPGGKLVYQYLKKPKKTPRCGHCKDKLRGIQPARPMERSRMCKRKKTVKRVYGGVLCHKCVKERIVRAFLIEEQKIVVKVMKAQQATEKTKKTEK, via the exons ATGGTACAACGATTAACCTATCGGCGGCGTTTGTCGTATAATACAAAAAGTAATAGGAGACGCGt cgTTCGTACTCCTGGAGGCAAATTAGTATATCAATATTTGAAGAAACCTAAGAAAACTCCAAGATGCGGTCACTGCAAAGATAAGCTCAGAGGTATTCAACCTGCAAGGCCAATGGAACGTTCGCGGatgtgtaagagaaagaaaacggttAAACGCGTATACGGTGGTGTTCTTTGTCACAAATGCGTTAAAGAAAG GATTGTCCGTGCTTTTCTGATCGAAGAACAGAAGATCGTAGTTAAAGTTATGAAAGCACAGCAAGCTACtgagaagacaaagaaaacagagaaataa